The following proteins come from a genomic window of Paenibacillus spongiae:
- a CDS encoding helix-turn-helix domain-containing protein: MQTHGSIPSSHYGTLGIDTYVAGHFNQADTYFTLRPEGRTDWLITYTLSGEGYFKLGRSTYRTQAGDVALLKPGTPHHYGTSPGHKWNFIWTHFTPSPQDMPMWQFPEQQPGFYHTSIENAHSRERIAGALSRIIMDVRQRRPYWKMLCAGAIQELLLLLTQTASRNIDPRVEDALDLLTKRMKEQVRVEDIAKEVGISESRLSHLFKSETGQSVIDALNRMRLREAAALLLHTHRSAAEISEDVGFGNYNHFLNQFKKRYGASPSAYRKYNFTARDE, translated from the coding sequence ATGCAGACGCATGGCAGTATACCTTCGAGTCATTATGGGACATTGGGCATCGATACTTACGTTGCCGGCCATTTTAATCAAGCAGATACCTACTTCACCCTTCGGCCTGAAGGCAGAACAGACTGGCTCATCACATATACGTTGTCAGGGGAAGGCTATTTCAAGCTGGGAAGGTCAACCTACCGCACGCAGGCAGGCGACGTCGCTTTATTGAAACCGGGCACACCTCACCATTATGGAACAAGTCCCGGCCATAAGTGGAATTTCATCTGGACCCATTTCACCCCAAGCCCGCAGGATATGCCCATGTGGCAATTCCCTGAGCAGCAGCCGGGCTTCTATCATACCTCCATTGAAAACGCTCACAGCAGAGAGCGCATCGCAGGAGCTTTATCGCGAATTATTATGGATGTCCGGCAGCGCCGGCCCTACTGGAAGATGCTCTGCGCGGGCGCTATACAAGAATTGCTTCTCTTGCTGACACAGACCGCGTCGCGCAATATAGATCCGCGTGTGGAGGATGCTCTCGATTTGCTGACGAAACGGATGAAGGAGCAGGTACGCGTGGAGGATATCGCCAAGGAAGTCGGCATCTCGGAATCCAGGCTCTCCCATTTGTTCAAATCGGAGACCGGTCAATCCGTCATTGATGCTCTAAACCGTATGCGCTTGAGAGAGGCAGCCGCGCTTCTGCTGCATACGCACCGCAGTGCGGCCGAAATTAGCGAGGACGTCGGATTCGGCAATTACAATCATTTCTTGAATCAATTCAAGAAACGGTACGGAGCGAGTCCAAGCGCATACCGCAAATATAACTTTACGGCGCGTGACGAATAG
- a CDS encoding VOC family protein, whose translation MKHQYHGLDHVQLAAPAQSESQARTFYTGILNMPEIEKPEKLKSRGGVWFQCGNHQVHIGIQNNFTAARKAHPAFRVEGLSELRTLLIQRGIEVRDDKEREGIERFFIDDPFGNRLEFIEWM comes from the coding sequence TTGAAGCATCAATACCACGGTTTGGATCATGTTCAACTGGCGGCGCCGGCACAATCGGAAAGTCAAGCACGGACCTTCTATACGGGCATTCTTAACATGCCGGAAATCGAGAAGCCCGAGAAGCTGAAGAGCCGAGGAGGCGTATGGTTTCAATGCGGCAATCATCAGGTCCATATTGGCATTCAAAACAATTTCACGGCGGCCCGCAAGGCTCATCCGGCTTTTCGGGTGGAAGGGCTCTCTGAACTTCGTACGCTCCTTATTCAGCGGGGAATCGAGGTGCGTGACGATAAAGAGCGAGAAGGGATCGAGCGTTTCTTCATCGATGATCCTTTCGGCAACCGGCTCGAATTCATCGAATGGATGTAA
- a CDS encoding carbohydrate ABC transporter permease: protein MIKSPLRIAIYAFAVLCAVVFLYPLLFSFQNSLKDNTEIYGDAVFSFPSDWLWSNYKQAVVDGNMLWAIFNSFFYAAAGTLLALLLALMASFVLSRLNFKFREVIYLYFITGLMIPVFSLMIPISRLIGTVNGFNNYFVLIILYAVIELPFAIFLISGFMRGISKEIDESAVIDGCKPRTLLFRILLPLTMPAISTAGILAFFSIYNDLIWNVLLITDKNMYNISMALFSFVGQYGAVQMGPTFASIMITIIPTVVVYLLFQEKVENGLSAGAVKE, encoded by the coding sequence ATGATCAAGTCTCCTCTTCGCATCGCAATCTACGCCTTCGCGGTATTGTGCGCTGTCGTATTTCTTTATCCGCTGCTGTTCTCATTCCAGAACTCGCTGAAGGACAATACCGAAATTTACGGCGATGCGGTGTTCTCGTTTCCCTCGGATTGGTTATGGTCAAACTACAAGCAAGCCGTTGTTGACGGCAACATGCTCTGGGCGATTTTCAACTCCTTCTTCTATGCGGCCGCAGGCACATTGCTTGCTTTGCTGCTCGCGCTTATGGCTTCCTTCGTATTATCGCGGTTAAACTTTAAATTCCGTGAAGTCATTTATTTGTATTTCATTACCGGCTTGATGATCCCCGTGTTCTCACTTATGATCCCGATCTCCCGTTTGATCGGCACAGTGAACGGATTCAACAACTACTTCGTACTCATCATCCTGTATGCCGTTATCGAGCTTCCGTTCGCCATATTTCTGATCTCGGGCTTTATGCGCGGTATCAGTAAAGAAATTGACGAATCGGCCGTTATCGACGGCTGTAAGCCGCGTACGCTGCTGTTCCGGATCCTATTGCCATTAACGATGCCCGCCATATCAACGGCTGGAATCTTAGCTTTCTTCAGCATTTACAACGATTTGATTTGGAATGTCCTTCTTATTACCGATAAGAATATGTATAACATCTCGATGGCTCTCTTCTCTTTTGTTGGTCAATACGGAGCGGTTCAGATGGGACCGACATTCGCAAGCATCATGATTACCATTATCCCGACTGTCGTCGTTTACTTGCTCTTCCAGGAGAAGGTCGAGAATGGCCTCAGTGCAGGTGCAGTTAAAGAATAA
- a CDS encoding carbohydrate ABC transporter permease, whose protein sequence is MFGRRVYPTVILFLLPVFVLYTLIFIVPVIQTAYMSFFSWNGIKSVPLEFVGWSNYADMFSKPEFYRSLKNVGVFILASFVLILPIGFTLALIITSKMRGRRFFKVAYFMPAILPLTSVGLMWQFLLKGDGGFVNKILELMGLGVLQQDWLGQPAIAIYVVVVVNAWIYVGLNMIIFASGIVSISDEIYEAASLDGAVGWRKILYITVPLMRETFKIFSVLAVTQSLRVFGQIFVMTGGGPNGATDVPTTMLYNESFKYNNFGMGNSIGTFIIVTGFILTVLLNKLMSSKESR, encoded by the coding sequence ATGTTCGGACGCAGGGTCTACCCGACCGTCATTCTATTTCTACTTCCCGTCTTCGTGCTCTACACCCTTATCTTTATCGTTCCCGTCATTCAGACCGCGTATATGTCATTCTTCAGCTGGAACGGCATTAAGAGTGTACCGCTTGAATTCGTCGGATGGAGCAACTACGCGGACATGTTTTCTAAGCCGGAATTTTACCGGTCGCTGAAGAATGTCGGCGTCTTCATTCTCGCATCCTTCGTGCTCATTCTGCCGATCGGCTTTACGCTTGCCTTGATCATTACAAGTAAGATGCGCGGCCGCCGCTTTTTTAAAGTCGCATACTTCATGCCGGCCATCCTTCCCCTCACATCCGTAGGCTTGATGTGGCAGTTTCTGCTGAAGGGCGATGGCGGCTTCGTCAATAAGATTCTGGAGCTGATGGGACTTGGCGTTCTGCAGCAGGATTGGCTCGGACAGCCCGCTATCGCGATCTATGTTGTCGTCGTCGTCAATGCGTGGATCTATGTCGGCTTGAACATGATTATTTTTGCCAGCGGCATCGTCTCGATATCCGATGAAATTTATGAAGCCGCTTCATTGGACGGCGCAGTCGGCTGGAGAAAGATTCTATATATTACGGTTCCGCTCATGAGAGAAACCTTCAAGATCTTCTCCGTCTTAGCCGTAACCCAGTCGCTCCGCGTCTTCGGACAGATCTTCGTCATGACCGGCGGCGGACCGAACGGAGCGACGGACGTTCCAACGACAATGCTCTACAATGAATCGTTCAAATACAACAACTTCGGCATGGGTAACAGTATCGGTACCTTCATTATTGTAACAGGCTTTATCTTGACGGTCCTGCTCAATAAGCTGATGAGCTCCAAAGAGAGCCGATAA
- a CDS encoding ABC transporter substrate-binding protein, with amino-acid sequence MVQKKRTSLLVLAMLLLISVFTVACGSKTNEPADSANTGSGNSADAGKEKVSITILSRASGTSPAAVAFQNLLKKFMDENPNITVVDESLNDENAFNNKLKTSLATGNVPHIWTNYGGEAFKDYAKNIALDLQPYLDEDKEWSGAFLPLLDTWQYKDLKGTYGVPSEFYSIAIYYNKELFEKIGMAPPTTVEEMAAVSAKFKEIGITPMAIADKENFRGGHMLTNLSLKKFGQAKTEALVSGEAKWNDADMLSLFQLMKDWQDAGILGNNIVTTDNNAITANFIAGKSAMLYEGSWGISQLAESAIADKIGVISFPAFADAPDTKDLWFGGAGGYSVSKEAKGAELDAAVKLVKYLTSVESFQYYLEFTKGGVYPVKMTVDPAAVDPVTQAFMAAQNTASGFKGELYAYDPIAQLQDKVRNEIQGMFAGNSPQKTADAIQSFIESNRK; translated from the coding sequence ATGGTTCAGAAAAAGAGAACATCTCTGCTCGTCCTGGCAATGCTGCTGCTAATTTCCGTATTTACGGTTGCATGCGGTTCCAAAACGAACGAACCGGCCGATTCGGCGAATACAGGCAGCGGGAACAGTGCGGATGCGGGCAAGGAAAAGGTCAGCATTACGATTCTATCCCGTGCGTCGGGTACAAGCCCTGCAGCGGTCGCGTTCCAGAATTTGCTCAAGAAGTTCATGGACGAGAATCCTAACATTACCGTTGTGGATGAGTCGCTCAATGATGAGAACGCATTCAACAATAAACTGAAGACAAGCCTTGCTACAGGCAACGTGCCGCATATCTGGACCAACTACGGCGGAGAAGCGTTCAAGGATTATGCCAAGAACATCGCTCTCGACCTGCAGCCATACCTCGACGAGGACAAAGAATGGTCCGGCGCCTTCCTTCCTCTGCTCGATACGTGGCAGTACAAGGATTTGAAGGGCACGTACGGCGTTCCATCCGAGTTCTACAGCATCGCGATCTACTATAACAAAGAGCTGTTCGAGAAAATAGGCATGGCTCCGCCGACAACGGTTGAAGAAATGGCCGCAGTCTCGGCTAAGTTCAAGGAAATCGGCATTACTCCAATGGCAATAGCCGACAAGGAAAACTTCCGCGGCGGACACATGCTGACCAATCTGTCGCTCAAAAAATTCGGACAAGCCAAGACGGAAGCGCTTGTATCCGGCGAAGCCAAATGGAATGATGCCGATATGCTGTCACTGTTCCAGCTGATGAAGGATTGGCAGGATGCCGGAATCTTAGGCAATAACATCGTAACGACCGACAACAATGCCATCACTGCAAACTTTATTGCAGGCAAGAGCGCTATGCTGTACGAAGGTTCATGGGGCATTAGCCAATTGGCCGAATCCGCAATCGCGGACAAAATCGGCGTCATCTCCTTCCCTGCATTCGCGGACGCTCCGGACACGAAGGATCTCTGGTTCGGCGGCGCAGGCGGCTACTCGGTATCCAAGGAAGCGAAAGGCGCCGAGCTGGATGCAGCCGTTAAGCTGGTCAAATACCTTACATCCGTCGAGTCCTTCCAATACTACCTGGAATTCACGAAGGGCGGCGTATACCCTGTCAAGATGACGGTTGATCCCGCTGCAGTCGATCCCGTGACGCAAGCGTTCATGGCAGCGCAAAATACGGCTTCGGGCTTCAAAGGCGAGCTGTATGCCTATGATCCAATCGCCCAGCTGCAGGATAAAGTGCGCAACGAAATTCAAGGCATGTTCGCAGGCAACTCGCCTCAGAAAACGGCCGACGCCATTCAAAGCTTTATTGAATCCAACCGTAAATAA
- a CDS encoding response regulator transcription factor: MINVMIVDDEYLVRERLKHGLDWDALGCTVAAEADNGEDALHLLAEHEIHLAIVDINMPILDGLAFAGMARSAYPLLKIIILTGYGTFEYAQSALKAGANDYMLKPVDTDELRAAVAALSDDIRREADRQQVNASMRKKLLESHDILRGRFMRKLLLDGSITLEDDQMRLYCPNLASTASTFVVLSVRSDLNSGSSDESPTDAYTIFGECFASVPGTETWIDEEGLFVIADMGASFSEDRMDKLLQDCRLAMNRIRASGSSTITVGVGRPHAGLPGLQASASEAITSCSYKTLLGTNRIIRCEELPPDKPLPHLASVRESLLIQLRLGSLEGIQATLRELFASLREDGVTLEYLHFLLSELVIVLKLYASEKQAAADSGSLHSFAPDTLVRQLETLDAIEAWMKEKYSIAIGTSESARRSTPAILVEKAKSFIDVNYADSTLDLNRIAASIHVNPSYLSRIFTKETGSSVVTYLTKYRMIKAKELLDGGSQNMTYIAEQTGFTDTQYFSKCFKKQFGLPPSRYIAKL, translated from the coding sequence ATGATAAACGTCATGATCGTAGATGATGAATATTTGGTAAGAGAACGTCTGAAGCATGGCCTTGACTGGGATGCGCTCGGCTGCACGGTTGCGGCCGAAGCCGATAACGGCGAGGACGCCCTCCATCTGCTGGCCGAACACGAAATTCATCTGGCCATCGTCGATATTAACATGCCGATTCTGGACGGGCTGGCTTTCGCCGGAATGGCACGCAGCGCTTACCCTTTATTGAAAATCATTATTCTGACCGGATACGGAACCTTCGAGTATGCCCAATCGGCGTTAAAAGCAGGCGCAAACGATTATATGCTGAAGCCTGTCGATACGGATGAGCTCCGCGCAGCGGTCGCAGCCCTTTCGGACGATATTCGCAGAGAAGCGGACAGGCAGCAGGTTAACGCCTCTATGCGTAAGAAGCTGCTCGAGAGCCACGATATCTTGCGGGGCAGATTCATGCGCAAGCTGCTCCTGGATGGCTCTATTACCCTTGAAGATGATCAAATGAGGCTCTATTGCCCGAATCTGGCATCGACGGCGAGCACCTTCGTCGTTCTGTCCGTTCGTTCCGACTTGAACAGCGGTTCATCTGATGAATCTCCAACGGATGCCTATACAATATTTGGCGAATGCTTCGCTTCCGTACCCGGAACGGAAACCTGGATCGATGAGGAAGGATTATTCGTCATCGCCGACATGGGTGCCTCGTTCTCCGAAGACCGGATGGACAAGCTGCTGCAGGATTGCCGGCTCGCAATGAACCGGATCCGGGCCTCGGGCTCCTCCACGATTACCGTCGGAGTCGGCCGTCCACATGCCGGCTTACCGGGACTGCAGGCCAGCGCAAGTGAAGCTATAACTTCCTGCTCCTACAAAACATTGCTTGGCACGAACCGTATCATCCGCTGCGAGGAGCTGCCTCCGGACAAGCCGCTGCCGCACTTGGCGAGTGTCCGGGAAAGCCTGCTTATTCAGCTTAGGCTTGGCAGCCTTGAGGGAATTCAGGCGACGCTGCGCGAGTTGTTCGCAAGTTTAAGAGAGGATGGGGTCACGCTTGAGTATTTGCATTTCCTGCTCAGTGAACTGGTCATCGTTCTAAAGCTGTATGCATCCGAGAAGCAGGCGGCCGCGGATTCGGGCAGCCTCCATTCCTTCGCGCCGGATACGCTTGTACGTCAGCTCGAAACACTGGATGCAATCGAGGCTTGGATGAAGGAGAAATATAGCATCGCAATCGGAACGAGTGAATCCGCCCGTCGTTCTACCCCGGCAATTCTTGTGGAAAAGGCAAAAAGCTTCATCGATGTTAATTATGCGGACTCTACGCTCGATCTCAACCGTATAGCAGCCAGCATTCATGTCAATCCGAGCTACTTGAGCCGGATCTTTACGAAAGAGACCGGCAGCTCGGTCGTCACCTACCTGACGAAGTACCGCATGATCAAAGCGAAGGAGCTGCTCGACGGCGGCAGTCAGAATATGACCTATATAGCCGAGCAAACCGGTTTTACGGATACACAGTATTTCAGCAAATGCTTTAAAAAACAGTTCGGGCTGCCGCCTTCCCGTTATATTGCGAAATTGTAA
- a CDS encoding sensor histidine kinase encodes MSIKPLLKRFYHWAYSQSIHKRIILFFTVALSLIIIALAVTNYRISSSILIKKAIHSTSENLVLVTDKLDLILDNAESYAKIAIQNRIIQETLIGAVEPNADPNVSFSYYQRYRTVQNALSSIADGKSFVHAIIMYDKYHNIYDSGGLQNIRDVSGNYFERFKGSSFGLEWVSTAPSNYFKDSKTNHIVSLFQRFNSMETAASLGILQLSIDERYIHDQYANIQLGHTGEIFVINEAGNIVSTPKKDRLYGSIRSMPYFPAVLKQQGGQTFRLNGEDYLVISRDYKRLNWTIVGIVPINEITEDNRILTNQLFKLGIGFIALAILLTFLITKSITKPLSRIKQTVKRVKDGDLNVSLDLESRDEIGELAVEFNRMVSRTKALMESHVEEEKKRKEYELAAIQAQINPHFLYNTLESICGLAELKRNDDIISLVNQMARFYRGVLSQGSPIISIDAEISITRHYLDILKVRYGDKLDYTIHVDPSVQACATVKLLLQPLVENSIYHGLKHKRGKGLIEINAFPHSGRLILEVIDNGIGMEPETIRRLLGFNSDESAPRSFGVKSANERVKLYFGLEYGLHIESSPGTGTKVTITLPIQEYRGNRV; translated from the coding sequence GTGTCGATCAAACCGTTGTTGAAACGCTTCTACCACTGGGCCTACTCCCAGTCCATACACAAGCGGATCATCTTGTTTTTCACGGTGGCTCTGTCGCTCATCATTATTGCGCTGGCCGTTACCAATTACCGGATTTCCTCCTCGATCCTCATCAAGAAGGCGATTCACAGCACATCGGAAAATTTAGTGCTCGTTACCGACAAACTCGATCTTATTCTGGATAACGCCGAGAGCTATGCGAAGATCGCCATTCAGAACCGGATCATTCAGGAGACACTTATCGGAGCAGTGGAGCCGAATGCCGATCCCAACGTCTCCTTCTCCTACTACCAGCGCTACAGAACGGTGCAAAATGCGCTCAGCAGCATTGCTGACGGCAAGTCATTCGTGCATGCGATCATTATGTACGACAAGTATCATAATATTTACGACTCCGGCGGCTTGCAGAACATCCGCGATGTCAGCGGCAATTATTTCGAACGCTTCAAGGGATCGTCATTCGGTCTGGAATGGGTAAGCACGGCTCCGAGCAATTATTTCAAGGATTCCAAAACGAATCATATCGTCTCCTTGTTCCAACGCTTCAACTCCATGGAGACGGCGGCTTCGCTGGGCATCCTCCAATTATCAATTGACGAGCGCTACATTCATGATCAATATGCCAATATTCAATTGGGGCATACAGGCGAGATCTTCGTCATTAACGAGGCAGGGAATATCGTATCCACGCCCAAGAAGGACCGGCTGTACGGCTCGATCCGGAGCATGCCCTACTTCCCCGCTGTACTGAAGCAGCAAGGAGGCCAGACGTTCAGGTTGAACGGAGAGGATTATCTTGTCATCTCCAGGGACTATAAACGCTTGAATTGGACCATTGTCGGCATTGTTCCCATTAACGAAATCACCGAGGATAACCGGATCCTCACGAACCAGCTGTTCAAACTTGGAATCGGATTCATCGCGCTGGCGATCCTCCTTACCTTCCTGATTACGAAATCGATCACGAAGCCGCTCAGCCGCATTAAGCAAACGGTCAAACGGGTCAAGGACGGCGATTTAAACGTCTCGCTCGACCTCGAATCCCGCGACGAAATCGGCGAGCTTGCCGTGGAGTTCAACCGGATGGTCAGTCGTACGAAAGCGCTTATGGAGAGCCATGTCGAAGAGGAGAAGAAGCGCAAGGAATATGAGCTCGCGGCTATTCAGGCGCAGATCAATCCGCACTTTTTGTACAATACGCTCGAAAGCATCTGCGGCCTTGCCGAGCTCAAACGCAACGACGATATTATCAGTCTTGTCAATCAGATGGCCCGGTTCTACCGCGGCGTCCTCAGTCAGGGCAGTCCGATCATCTCCATCGATGCCGAAATCTCGATAACCCGGCACTATTTGGACATTCTAAAGGTGCGCTATGGCGATAAACTGGACTATACGATACATGTCGACCCCTCCGTTCAAGCATGCGCTACGGTGAAATTGCTTCTTCAGCCGCTCGTTGAGAACTCGATCTATCATGGGCTGAAGCATAAGCGGGGGAAGGGGCTCATCGAAATCAATGCTTTTCCGCATTCCGGCCGTCTCATCCTTGAAGTCATCGATAACGGGATTGGCATGGAGCCGGAGACGATTCGCCGTCTGCTTGGTTTCAACAGCGATGAATCGGCCCCGCGCAGCTTCGGCGTCAAGAGCGCCAATGAACGGGTCAAGCTTTATTTTGGGCTTGAGTACGGGCTGCACATCGAAAGTTCGCCTGGAACGGGCACGAAGGTAACCATTACGCTGCCGATACAGGAATACAGGGGGAATAGGGTATGA
- a CDS encoding dynamin family protein, producing MNIIITIAGIMIMFIVTMLAGFMLNGILKWIRLRFLSPIAALVLLLNMTYMTREWYSLLLLGIVILSAWTVIRSLYMKAIARKIVYAEEQLDNVWASLYAIYALYAALQRSFPYHWVENKLDLSPNAAVITLVCTALSFLLLLSSLSAIFGPYKQLKGRLKKQACIDEASLKSIVRITDPKRREEALGYVDALAERLVSRQKIMRLVDGGKRFLIKKGSRMANDEPVRRGSGTDRSPESPEPGAQASLSAAAGTDHSSADTDRSVLNKGSSPLNRLDARAADEEPLSVPESCHDASETHGTASGPGIDQSFRILRQNFSKHPIAETTYEDRLHYMTVLFYAIEDLKRKHSIADELLSQYAVMLGIRQEDAEPIRSIPTRSSPELRSAFQAVKKIRWRKRKGWLYSRYSYKYAAFGEFLYTRQRLTGEKAEEEITRLYGQSLGISADERKLTMEYCAFLLEGKLKAAQLLLHSQMPGKWREGLSFLYEREAGNRAMDDRSRFGTAVVATMSAGKSTFMNALAAKDLLPSKNQACTAKITALVHNAQFRQTIGYSRMAAGGYLYSGAANAAVTARWNGIPEDNEVYLEGSLAGAYCAESAFAFYDTPGTNYSMDSGHNEITYRFLEERPMNLIVYLINATQISTDDNRVLLHKVTAVMEKAERPPNILFLLNKADEFDLEGDDDLDASIGSVIHDLKEAGVEEPDVIPISSYGAKLFRMALAGRELSKKEMKDMGALYRLFIEDGVDFTQFARIPRINQPDDPHSYSAVHPCPDVLTVGGNQYRGSEMLQALQRTGMPAVEAYINHLAHIQGGNRSNG from the coding sequence ATGAATATTATCATCACGATCGCCGGAATTATGATCATGTTTATCGTTACAATGCTTGCCGGTTTTATGTTGAACGGAATTCTCAAATGGATTCGGCTGCGCTTTCTGTCACCTATTGCTGCACTTGTTCTGTTATTGAACATGACGTACATGACGCGAGAGTGGTATTCGTTATTGCTCCTGGGCATCGTGATCCTGTCGGCCTGGACAGTCATCCGATCGTTATACATGAAAGCAATAGCCCGAAAAATCGTATACGCCGAAGAGCAGCTGGACAACGTGTGGGCGTCCTTGTATGCCATCTATGCGCTTTATGCCGCACTGCAGCGCTCCTTCCCCTATCACTGGGTTGAGAATAAGCTGGACCTGAGTCCGAATGCGGCCGTCATCACGCTGGTCTGTACCGCCTTGTCGTTCTTATTGCTGCTAAGCAGCCTGTCCGCGATATTTGGTCCCTATAAACAATTGAAAGGACGGTTGAAGAAGCAAGCCTGCATTGATGAAGCGTCGCTGAAATCGATCGTTCGGATTACCGATCCCAAGCGTCGCGAAGAAGCGCTCGGTTACGTGGATGCATTGGCTGAAAGATTAGTATCCCGTCAAAAAATAATGCGACTGGTAGACGGCGGCAAGCGATTTCTGATCAAGAAGGGAAGCCGCATGGCTAATGATGAACCGGTGCGGCGCGGTAGTGGTACGGACAGGAGTCCGGAAAGCCCGGAACCCGGCGCTCAAGCAAGTCTGTCCGCTGCCGCAGGAACGGATCATTCATCGGCAGATACGGATCGATCCGTCCTAAATAAGGGCTCATCGCCATTGAACCGCTTGGATGCCCGCGCTGCAGACGAGGAACCCTTATCGGTTCCCGAATCATGTCATGACGCCAGTGAAACTCATGGAACGGCATCCGGACCGGGAATAGATCAATCGTTTCGTATCCTGAGGCAAAACTTCAGCAAGCATCCGATCGCAGAAACGACATATGAAGACCGTCTTCACTACATGACGGTTCTCTTCTACGCCATCGAGGATTTGAAGCGGAAGCACAGCATTGCGGACGAGCTGTTGAGCCAGTATGCGGTGATGCTTGGCATTAGACAGGAGGATGCGGAGCCGATCCGGTCCATTCCTACGAGATCCTCTCCCGAATTGAGAAGTGCGTTCCAGGCTGTGAAAAAAATCCGGTGGCGCAAACGGAAAGGCTGGCTGTACAGCCGTTATTCGTATAAGTACGCGGCGTTCGGAGAGTTTCTGTATACACGGCAGCGGCTGACCGGAGAGAAGGCGGAGGAAGAGATCACCCGGTTGTACGGCCAGTCTCTCGGGATTTCCGCGGATGAACGCAAACTGACGATGGAATACTGCGCATTCTTGCTGGAAGGCAAGCTGAAAGCCGCACAGCTGCTGCTCCACTCCCAGATGCCAGGCAAATGGAGAGAAGGTCTTTCATTCCTGTATGAGAGAGAAGCCGGGAATCGGGCCATGGACGATCGGAGCCGATTCGGGACGGCAGTAGTTGCCACGATGAGCGCCGGCAAATCGACCTTCATGAATGCTCTGGCCGCGAAGGACCTGCTTCCTTCCAAGAACCAGGCGTGCACAGCGAAGATAACCGCTCTGGTCCATAACGCACAATTCCGTCAGACCATTGGATATTCCAGAATGGCGGCAGGCGGATATCTTTATTCGGGCGCAGCCAATGCAGCCGTGACAGCTCGTTGGAACGGCATTCCGGAAGACAATGAAGTGTACTTGGAAGGTTCATTGGCAGGAGCCTACTGTGCCGAGTCCGCTTTTGCCTTCTACGATACGCCGGGAACCAACTATTCGATGGATAGCGGCCATAATGAAATTACTTATCGATTTTTGGAAGAACGGCCGATGAATCTGATCGTCTATTTGATTAATGCGACCCAAATTTCGACGGATGATAACCGCGTGCTCCTACACAAGGTGACGGCGGTAATGGAGAAGGCGGAGCGTCCGCCGAATATCCTCTTTCTCCTAAATAAAGCCGACGAATTCGATCTGGAGGGGGATGACGATCTGGACGCTTCCATCGGCAGCGTCATTCATGATTTGAAAGAAGCCGGAGTAGAAGAGCCTGACGTTATACCGATCTCTTCATACGGTGCCAAGCTGTTTCGTATGGCGCTGGCCGGCAGGGAGCTTAGCAAGAAGGAAATGAAGGATATGGGGGCCTTATATCGGCTATTCATCGAGGACGGCGTGGATTTTACGCAATTTGCACGCATCCCCCGGATCAATCAACCGGACGATCCCCATTCATATTCGGCGGTTCACCCATGTCCGGACGTGCTGACCGTCGGCGGGAATCAGTACCGGGGGAGCGAGATGCTTCAAGCTCTGCAACGTACGGGGATGCCGGCTGTAGAAGCCTATATCAATCATTTGGCTCACATTCAAGGAGGCAATCGGAGCAATGGCTAA